One Cucumis melo cultivar AY chromosome 8, USDA_Cmelo_AY_1.0, whole genome shotgun sequence genomic window, GTTGGACTCCAATCACCTAACCAAAAATTCTATTTCCattcattcttttattttattactctttttcttccttttattaaTTTATGAATATTCataaacttctttttcttttcttttcttttcttcctttataAATTCATGTCAATtgtcaaacaaaataaaaggaacattattttcttttctcacCTCCTAGTGTTTCATATATGGGTACAATGGTTACTTAATCATTTTATAAGTTTATCATGATTTAacatgaaaatacaaaaattaagaactggaaaagaagaaagtgtTGGTGCTAAAATAATCAATTTAATCACATATCACATGTGACCTTCAAGTACTTTCCATTaaaatgttttataaaaaacatatatatatatatatatataagtttcaaattcaatattatacctgaatctttccttttttaaaataaaaattgatgtGATAACAAAAGAAAACGGATAATTCCTAACAACTTCTTGGTAATTTGGGTACAATTTGTGGATTTCTTTTCCCCATTGTTTCTGTGGTTGGTATATTGGTAAGTGTTGTATTAGATAGTTAAGCTATATTTGTTTTAACAATTATCAAGTAAATTAAGATTTGTTACATAGTAATAACTAACTAAATTGacataacaaataaatatattatatgctactgctttttctaaaataaagttGGAAACACTTTTAATAAAGCACCTCTATAACCTAGCaagtttaaaaacaaaataagaaaaagaaatatctAAAGACAGacttttttttcccctttttttagTACTAATCTAAAGACTTCATCCAATCAAATTGTTTTTAATGCTTTTGAAATCTTTAAAAACAGCTTTTTTCAACATCAAGGATAGTATTTAATTATCACTAAAGTGTCGAATAAGTAAGTGTACAAAAACATATATTAATATAACTGAGGATGATAGATTAACTCCGTGGAAGggttattttcaaaaattaaaattgttggTTCAAATCataatttatgtttttttaaatgtttaattgtAATATTCCTTGTACATAGTTCGATATTAATTTCATGAGTATGATTTTCCAACATATACGACCACGTTCTAATGTTGATTTCTTAAATTTTTCATAATGTCAATTGAGTTGCTCTGTGTaccttctatttttaaattcgTTAAACAGGATTCTTAGATTAATTGTTgctttttattatgtttttacTAATTCACCACCTCGTTTGTAAATATTGTTATTGATAATGAAGTTccgaaggaaaaaaaaacaaataaatacgATCAATACTAACATTAATCATGCAAAATTCACAAATCCTAAAAGAAATAACACTTTAAAGTATTTGATGGATATATTCAACTATAATTACTATAGACCATCattttacattttctttaatttaagtAATGTTTATAGATTCGAATGAATTGCAAAtacaacttttttaaaattacaatcTTACTTGAttcgttttttattttattgaatctaattcttttttaaactttaaaaatttgccatgtattgataaaaattttaattttgtattcaAACTTAAATCTTCCATTTAATGTAACAACTTTCTTTGTCTTTGTTTGTTTTGATCTCAAGATGACGGCAATGTCTTTGCTGCTTAACAAAATAAACTAACACTTAACTAAGTTTTTATACCGAAATTGGGATTACTTGTTGATAGTTTAATCACAAATTAGATGGAGAGTTTTCCATTTAGATATCTGCTATAATTTCATTTCTTCGTATTGAATTTATCCTTTTAAGCCCCTCTTATTAATATTACATTGGTTATTTACTtctaaataataatagtataacattgtttttctttcgaaaaaaaaaataaaaagtaacaatAATAGAACATTATTTGAGACATACTTTAACATAACATCACGTCATGCCCCAAGTAGTACTGAAGTTACATTTTCAACTTTCTAATACTTCATCTTTGAAGAATCTATAAATCCTTTCcttttattggtttttctttctAAACTTATAGTTTAAGGATTTGGTTACATGTATGAATGTCAaaactatttttcaaaaaaaaattaggaaTTCTTATTTTTCCGTTGATGTCTCGTATCACGTAAATGGAGAGACTTGAATACCTTACAAAATGGGTTAGTTATTATTTTCATTGACAATGACAATTAAAAGGCAATATAACGTTATGATTACCTAATAAGACATCATATATAGTTGATAATGTCAAAATAAGCATTTGGATTTTAAAAGAAGATTACTCAAAGAACAGGTGAACTCAGCAAAATACaattgaatgaaatttaaaGCAAATAGTAGATTTGTCTTAATTATCGACTCTTTGCTTAGTTGAAATAGGGAGggatattttctcaattttcgAGCACATCACAATCATGGTCGAGATTCtcattcataatttttgaaaatttcccAACAACTAAAGGATATCAACCCTCCTTTAAACTTCATTATTTTCCTACAatactttaaatttaaataagaaataaaaaacaatttcatataaatatataaaaaaacacaaaaacttacaaataaaatatttatagttcGAGTCAAAAATTTACTTAAGAAATAAAACTCAATTTTAAGTATCTCTTAAATATGTTACAAagttaacaaaaaaatttataaaatacaacTAATATTTATATGTTGATAAACTCCAATCCTGTGTCTATATATTGTTAATAAAATCTAGAattgtgttatatatatatatatatatatatatatatatatatatatatatatatatatatattaaataaatttcaaaCAGAATAGTAACATAtactaaagaaaaataaatacataaagGAAATAGTGGGGTGGAAGTAAATATATTATAAACCATCCATTATCATGTCTTTATATAATGTCAACATTATCACACCTGCACATTTAACTCGTCCAAccaaaattcattaaaaaaaaaaagttcacatattccatttttttatcattttaagtTTTGTCTCTATCCGTGacgaaataaaaaataattacaataatttttatgaATTATTTCATCTTTACTCTTTTGggttttatattattttatccTAATCTTACCCGGACCTTATTTATATTGAAAAtacaattaataaaattagagaACAATTTTTATtacgaaaaagaaaataaaagattgaaTATGTTAGTTGTCCATATTTGAAAAGTGTATGAGAGTAGAGTCTAGAGATTCCTTTTGCTTTCTCTCCGCCCAATCCATTACCATATTTCCACTTGCCCAAAAGCTACACATATACACATGCCTTCCCCTCCCCCATTGACTTcccttttatttttatcaatCAATTGCTTAGAGACTACAAAACCCATACTAACTTTTCTTTGGAGCTCTAGAAAACATAAAGCCCTATTTGTTAATTATTTGGGTTTTTTTTGGTGTATAACATGTGTTGAAATGTTACCcgtattttcaaaatcaaaatcaaattttgaaatttgaaaagaaaaaggcaCTTCTTATGGTGAAGAAGACTTatcttaagaaaataaaaagggaaAAACGAATACTTTGTAGAAAATTAAAGAGTGAAAGAGCAAAAGCAATCAACGATGCCATCTTTAGGATTGTGAGTCTATATTTGGGATAATCGATCAAGCTTTCTATAATTATGTGGACTTTAAGATGAATAATGTTGTTCTctctcaaaataataataataacaacaattgTGCATAATTTTAGAGGTAGCCATGTCTAACAATCGAAGTCAGCAAAACTGTGTAATTAAAGCCCAATGGGTTACTGCTCACAAGCATTTATAGGCCCAAATTTATTCACTGCTTTCTAGAGTTACAAAAGgcatatattattttatacttATGGTTCAAATGTAAAACGTGGAGGTTGGGATGAAATGAGTTAAGAGGGGAATTAAAAAATAGGTAGTTCGTCCCCTCAAAAACTaacatataaattatatttgCTTTTACATTCTCATTCATACTTCTGAGGTTCCTTCAGagctaaaaaaaataaaagaactcCATCCTTCGAATGCAATAAGCTAAAGCGACTTTTGGCTTGTAATTAGTTATTCTGTCCCTTCCATCTTTCCCCAATTCCCTCCACCCACCTCCCTATATCTTTAATCCTTCTCACCCAAGCCCCTATAATCTaccaaaacaatttttttaaattaaaaaacacTCTCCCACTCCTAACTCTTCACAAACTAAATAATCATTCCCTTCGCTAATTAGAAAAAGAACAAGGAATCGGTTTTGGATTAGGACGTAGTAATTGTAAAGCAAATCCCCTCCCCCCCTCCTTTCGTCTGCCTCTCCCCTGTTtcttggtttggtttggttgtAACTTATAAGTTTATAAGTATAATTCAAACCAAAATTTACTCAAGAAATTGTCAGCACAGAACCAAAGAAAATGAAACCCAATCCCAACAACACCAGGCTCATTCTCCTTCATCCTTACATCCAAAAACAGGGCACTTCCTCCAAGATATGGCTTCTTGCCTTCCTCTCCTTCTTCACTCTCgccttcctcctcctcctccttcttgtCTACACTCGTGCCTCCACTACTCCGATCACTGCCGCCTCTTCCCTTGTCTCCTCATCATcgtcctcctcctcctcctcctcttcgTCCGCCACCCCTCTCCCCACCACCGTCATCAACACCCTTCTCTACTACGCTTCCAAATCCAACGACTCCTTCCATATGACTCACTCCGAGCTCAAACCCATCTCCGACGTGCTCCGAAAATGCTCAACTCCTTGTAATTTCCTCATCTTCGGCCTCACTCAAGAAACCCTTCTCTGGAAATCCCTCAACCACAACGGCCGTACCGTTTTCATCGACGAGAATCGCTACTACGCCGCTTTCATTGAAGAGAAACACCCCGAAATCGACGCCTACGACGTCCAATACACTACCAAAATAAGCGAATTGAACGAACTGATTACGACGGTTAGAGAGCAAATACGGAACGAGTGCCGGCCAGTACAGAATCTTTTATTCTCCGAGTGCAGGTTGGGACTGAATGACCTTCCAAACCACGTGTACGACGTTGATTGGGACGTGATCTTAGTGGATGGGCCACGTGGTGATTGGCCCGACGCGCCGGGGAGAATGTCGGCGATCTACACGGCGGGGGTGCTGGCGAGGAGTAAAAAAGGAGGGAACCCGAAAACGCACGTTTTTGTGCATGATTATTACGGGGAAGTGGAGAAGGTTTGCAGTGATGAGTTTCTGTGTAGCGAAAATTTGGTGGAAGCAAGTCATACGCTTGGGCATTATGTGGTCGAGAAGATGGATGAGAATTGTTTTCAATTTTGTCACAATACGACGGCGTTCAGATCCTAGCTGTTTATCTCTTTGCCAATAAGAAGACGGTGttccttttttctctttaattaGTGATTCATGAAGTTGGAAAAGGGATGTAGATCTAAAGTGATGTTTGggtatttttatttatgttattatgaacaaaaatatatgtcgttttcattattgtttattttgaaattaggttttctttttgaaaatttggaATTGGGGTTGGACGTTGCTGGAGCATTGGGGACTTGTAAAAAATAATTCTTTCTTCAATTGCAAAACAAGAATTTCAATCGCTTTTTTGTCTTCTAATTTAACTACAaaaatcacttctttttttgGTATAATTTTGAATTGTTCACATAACAGTCGAATCTATAttgatttatttttcattaatttaataaataacaaTCAAGTAGCTTCAACAACTTAGGAGAGGAAATCTCACATTAATATACAATAAATACATCTTAACATTTGTTAAATCTGAGTATAACAGTACAATGCCACTGAGGTCTTTATTCTAATCCTTGTATTTGTTAAGCCAGAAAAAGGGTTAATTTTGTACCCctaatttttaatgtttttatgtaactaatttaaaaaaaaaaaaaaaaaaatcaacctgTTTCTATTTAATAACAGGGAGAGAtatacatatttgaaaattaaagttAGAATGGAAGAGTTTGCATACCTTTAATTTAtccaaacaaattttaaatttactaatttaatatttttatctCTTACTCTTGCATctatttatatttcataatgATATATTTATCAAATTGCATTTTGGacaatgtaatttttttattaatatattaaatcgttttttaatttaatgtgagcaaatataatatattagtAATTGTGGctaattaatattttgatgCAATAAtggtgctttttttttttttaaatactaataataataacaacaacaataataaatgTGCACCTATACTAATCTCCTTCTTCATGTATAGTTGCAGTAGTTGTAGTACCATTTATAGTCATTATTTTACCATTTACACTTTTTTTagaaatagttttattttaaaaaagtgtaatctacaatatatatataccctttctaatcaatattttttctatttaattcatattttattaaaaaagagcaacaagtaattaaataataaagaGATCCGTTACAGGTATAATCTACAATATATACATCTGCCATTTCCTGTTAATCCTTTGAATTTATAAATTAGACTAATTTGgatatgaaaattattttataaattaatattcaaACTTGGGtgtcatatttatttattttttatattaattattacatATATGATCAATTGTGAGACCAATTCATAATTTATGGTTAAAAACTACTTTTGTCTCCCAATTTTGAtgtaaataataatttagtcttttaatttaagtttacaacaatttcttttattaCTCTTGAATTTTTAACAACTTACTGCTTTAAAGGAACGGCGCGGGCGACAAAGCGAGGCTGACGGCGAGCTGGTGTTGGCCGCGGCTGAAGACGATTGAAGATGGAGACAAGGGGCCTGCTCGTCaagatgaagaagagaagaaaataacttttctttttcttttttctggaAAAACACACTTCCATTCCTATTTGATCACTGTTTAAAAGactaataataatcataaatatttttaaatatagtaaaataaactaagatttttattaaatataaaaatgggTAAACTTCTATAGctatctatcattaatagaatataaagaagaaaatatcatattattattattttctttttaaaaaattcagaGTCAAACAACCCAAATTAACTCAAATAATTTCAATTAGTTACATACTAATTACATGAAATTAGGAGTCGTTACAATTttacaattcttaattgttaaCTTAGCACTTAAGGGCACCTACTatttaaaagaaatagtttAGATTTTTGATTCTGTATTAATCCATAACCTACTCACATATACATTGGGTGAGAATTAACAACCAAATTCtaaaaacatttgaaaatatattcatATTCTTTATTGCTCCAGACAAAATTTAATGAACATTCACTATCCTTACTGTGAAAAAGTAAATTAGAAGCAACTTTATCAAAATTTAACCCTAATAgagaattatattaaatttttaacttcaaatttcaatttttttttttttttttttttttttgttgcggTTGATCTTAAAATGGAAACAAATGATATTATAAATATCCTCAAATTTAATCcttgataaaataataaaagtttgaaaaactAGCACCActcaataaataaaaacaacaaGTTTTCGTGGTAAATTGTTTGTATGCCAGAAACAATAGTCAAAAAGTTCTACAATGGTTAATCGGATGTCAAAATTCGTCTATTGATTTAAAACCAACCCACTAATTTGAGATCAAACTATTcgttcataaaaaaaaaaaacttcaaaatcaTCTAATAGGAAAAAGTTTGGTTGATATAATTGAGGTGAAGACGAAAATGTAAAAGAcctagagagagagagacagaaTCATTTGACTTCGTATATAAATAATTGATTGTAATGAAAAACTTTGAATCcttaaaagaaaaggataagATTGTGGTACAGAAATAGAATTATATGTTGGGGTAATCGAGTCCGCACATTATCATTTACATTCAAATCATACTAACTTTTCACCCAATTCCTCATCATGCATATCAAATTATCTTTGTTTGAAACATAAGACAAattaatatatatcaaaatcATATAAtcagtttttattaaaataccCCTCTACCCTTCATATAcgagttttcttttttcacaaTTACAAATCCTAACTTTTAATTAAACTAGAAGTTCATGAGTGTGATTATAAATAACATGCAATAGCTCTGTGCAATCTTCCCTCCATCCCTCTATATCTTCAATCATAAGACCTTACAGAAAGGAAAATTAAGACACGGGCACATAAATGAAGTCATTGGAACAAGTACATCCTTCTTTTGTAGGTGTCTCCAATATCCATAACGTATTATTTCTctagaggggggggggggggggtgagAAATTATAAGAAGCAAATTAAATTAAGGACTTTGGTATAAAAATTAAATGTGTTTTGATTTGAAATGAAGGTAGAGAAGGTTGATTTTACGAGTTTTTTCCAATAATGGGAGTGTGGACGGAAATTcttgtttgtttatttatttgttttaattttcatagataagaaaaaagaaaatgggacCAAAATTAAGAGAAAAGTTGACGTTGAGACAAAGGCAAGGGAAAGGgtgaaaagaaggaaggccatCTTATAGGAAGGCCCCACAAaggttaataataataataataatcgtTATCAATTCCCTCACCCAACCATTTTGACTTACGTCTCCCCATTTCCACACCAACCATGTTTTTTCTACCCCCAAACTCTAATTCCTACTCCTACTCCTACTCCTCATCTTCATCCTCCTCCTCCCTATTCCATTTCTAATTCTCCATCTCTATGTTTATAACTTTTACTTTTTGTTCTTCTTAACTAACTTCTACATATTTTTCTTACCTACTTCACCTTTTtacctcttcttcttctttctttcttcatatgCTGGAGATGTTTAAATAGTAATTTGATTATTTACAGTTTTGATCACGATTCATCGACTCCGACCATGTTGTTAGATCGAATAAATAATACCATTCACTAATATACATTTCTTTAAAGCTTTAATTATATCTcaacttaaattttaattacaaaaattaaatttcttgAGGTGTTTTTGGATTTTGACAtgattagaaatatatatactttttaacGCCTCATTTGTAAAGATAATCTTAGAAGAATTTTAACGTTTCAAAGTATTTTCCAAACAATTTTAAGAGTCTAGACTAAAAATAGTACTCACATCCAAAATCATCTTAAACAATTAATACATCTTGAAATTTTAAATCCAGAATATAAAATGGATCAAGTGAAATTTATATGGTTAAGTTATTCTTAGTTACCAATTTATATATCCTTATTATATTAAAGATTAgtcataaataattaaaaagatataCACGGAGAGAACGTAGACTCtaacttaatttttttagtaaaaaacaatataattaaaataatttttataactGTTTTAGTATACAATAATATTGATTGACATTGATATATTATTGTTATGTTCATGTGATATAATGACAGaaccaacaaaatttaatttaagtaTTGTTTAGGTGAGAGTTAAAGTGGGTCCCATGTTTAGCCACTCTATTGTTGTTTTAGTCAACCTTTCGATTTGAAGAACGACATTATGGTCCACTtgtttcaaattctttgacccattcccttttacttttttttttctttttctttttctttttctttcccctctctcttcttaattaatttattgCCTGCAACTATAGATCGTAGTTTAGTTACATCTCATATgcttattttttcaaattcataTCAAATTTTGTTTAGTTAGTCAACAAAACAATCTATTGGATATCCATACAAGGTAATGAACTACATATCACGCTACATTAAACCCTTTTTGTTAAGAGATGGATAGATTAAAAAAAACGGGTAAAGCAAGAAATTGGCATGAAAATTAAGTAATTAGAAGTGCTTAAGAA contains:
- the LOC103484793 gene encoding protein IRX15-LIKE, producing MKPNPNNTRLILLHPYIQKQGTSSKIWLLAFLSFFTLAFLLLLLLVYTRASTTPITAASSLVSSSSSSSSSSSSSATPLPTTVINTLLYYASKSNDSFHMTHSELKPISDVLRKCSTPCNFLIFGLTQETLLWKSLNHNGRTVFIDENRYYAAFIEEKHPEIDAYDVQYTTKISELNELITTVREQIRNECRPVQNLLFSECRLGLNDLPNHVYDVDWDVILVDGPRGDWPDAPGRMSAIYTAGVLARSKKGGNPKTHVFVHDYYGEVEKVCSDEFLCSENLVEASHTLGHYVVEKMDENCFQFCHNTTAFRS